The segment GCATAGCTCAAAATGATATTGTATGGGTAGAATCAAGAAGAGGAAAAGTAAAAGCAAGAGTAGATTTTAGAGGTAGAAATGTTCCGCCTGTGGGTCTTGTTTATGTTCCTTGGTTTGATGAAAATGTATTTATCAACAAAGTTTGTCTAGACGCGACCTGCCCTCTTTCAAAAGAGACAGACTATAAAAAATGCGCAGTAAAAATTTATAAGGCATAATTATGGAAAGACGCGAAGTTTTAGGTTTATTAGGACTGCTTGTAGCAGGCGGAAGTGGATTTTGTGAATTTGCCAGAGCAGAGGATAAAATCCGTCTAAGACCGCCAGGTGCCCTTGATGAAAAAGAATTTATGAGCAAATGTATTCGTTGTGGGCTGTGCGTCGAAGCATGTCCATTTGATACACTAAAACTAGCAGAATTTGGCGATAGCGGAGTGCCAAACGGAACTCCGTTTTTCCAGCCAAGACTAACTCCATGCTATATGTGCCAAGATATACCTTGCACAGTAGCGTGCCCGACTAGCGCGTTAGATAAACAAAAAGTTAGCGAAAATGACAAATTAAATATCAACAAAGCACAAATGGGCGTTGCAGTAGTAGATCAGAAAAACTGCGTTGCATACTTTGGAATTCAATGCGACGCATGTTATAGAGCCTGCCCTGTCATGGATAAGGCACTATTTATCGAATACAAACGCAACACAAGGACAGAAAAACACGCATTTTTGCTACCTGTTGTAGATAGCGATTACTGCACAGGGTGTGGAAAATGCGAAAAAGCCTGTATAACCGAAAAAGCAGCCATTACGGTGCTACCACGAAATTCGGTTTTAGGCAAGGTAAATGACAACTATGTCAAAGGTTGGATCGAAGGCGATGACGCGAAGCTAAAAGACGCTGATAGCCAAATCAACTTAAATTTGAAAAAAGGTATTGATTACTTAAACGGAGGCGAGCTATGAAATACACACTTTTAAGAAGATTAGTTCAATTCCTAATCCTTGGCCTTTTCATAGCTGGAAACTGCTATGGATTTAAAATTTTGCAAGGAAATTTAAGTTCGTCAGTGCTTTTTGGAGTTATAAATTTAAGCGATCCTTTTGCCGTGCTTCAACTATTTTTGGCAAGTTTTAGCCTAGGTGCGCTTAGCATAGTTGGCGCGTTAATCATATTTGCGTTTTACGCTTTGATTGCGCCACGAGCTTTTTGCGGTTGGGTATGTCCTATCAATATCCTAACAGATTTGGCAGCTTGGATAAGAAAAGTTTTAAATATCCAAACCAAAATGTTTAGCGTCAGCAAAAACGCTAGATACTATTTGTTAGTTTTAGTCCTACTTTGTAGCGGATTGTTTAGTATAGCAGCCTTTGAGATACTAAATTTCGTCGGATTTTTCACAAGAGCGGTCGTTAGCCTTAGCGTTAGCGCATTTAGTATAGCCGCAATCATTGTGATATTTGAAATTTTCGCAGGAAATAGAATAATATGTTCCCATATATGCCCACTAGGGGGATTTTGGGCGATAGCAAGTAAATTTAGCTTAATTCGCATTTATCATAATGCAAACAAATGCACCAAATGCAACAAATGCAAGAGCGTTTGCCCTGAGGTTCAGGTACTAAAAATGGTCTCAAAAGAGAGTTTTAAAATCGATTCTGAGTGCATAAGTTGCGGTAGATGTGTCCAAATTTGCGATGATGATGCGTTAAATTTTAGCATACTAGGAGTAAAAAAATGAAAAAGAAATTTGCTTTTTTAAGCCTTGTTGCAGCTACAATTTGTTGTTTGGGTTTGAGCGGTTGCCAAGATGAAAAAGGCAAAGCGAGCTCAAATACAAACCAACCAGTAGCGCAAACACAAGCCGCCTCAGCACCTGCTACTACTAACGAAGTAAAAGCAGAAGCGCCTAAGGCAGAGGTAGCGCCAGCTGCTGCACCACAAGAGCCAGCCGCACCAGCGCCGGTTGTCGAGAAAAAGGAAGATATACCAAATTTAGAGCTTGCGCAAAGTCCTAAATTTAGAGAGGATTACACTAACGAAAACCTAACCTTGCCTACCTATGAGGTAAAAGGTGGCGCACCAGGCGAAAATATGGTATTTGAGAGAAGCTTCGAGAACGCTCCTCCGCTAATCCCACACACTTTGGACGATATGCTACCTATCACAGCCGAAAACAACATGTGCACCACATGCCACCTTCCAGAGGCTGCACAGGCTATGCAGATCAAATCAGTCCCACAAAGCCACTTAGCTGATTTGCGTGATGAGAATCAAAAGAGCCTTGATGGCGCACTTTCTATGGCTAGATATGACTGCGTTTCTTGCCATGTTATTCAAACAAACGCAACCGAGCTAGTTCAAAACAAATTTGAAGCAGATTTTAGTCGCTTTGCAGACTCAAATACTAGCTCAAATTTGCTTGACATTTTAAATCAGGGTGCTGATATCAAATAACCATTTTGTTGTGAGTTTGGATCTCCAAACTCACACAAAATTTACGAGGTAAAAAATGAAAAAATTATTCGTTGCTTTTATCTTTTTAGCAACCTTTCTTTTTGCAAATGACAAAGTCATAGTAGATGGCAACATCGCAATTTTAAAGCAAATGGATGAAAAAATCTATGCTGGCACGGACACCGGAAAGCTTTTTAGTATAAGCGGGAGCGATGAGAACGCTACTCTTGTTTTAGCTCTTCCGCAAGTCAAAAGCTATGTCGATGGAGATATCGATTCTAAGGTCATCGATGTCGATAAACTAGGTGAAAAATTTGCCCTTTTGATAAATGGCGATTATATGCACAAAAAACTCGCCGTGTATGAAAATGGCACGCTTGACACCTTTGATTTGCCGATAACTGGTATCAAAAGACTATTTTTGCTAGATAGCAATACTATCGTTTTACTAGGCGTAGGAAGCGAAATTTTATACTACGATATAGCCTCAAAATCGGTGAAATTTGAGCACAAAATTTCAGATTCGCCTTTTGGTGGCGTGAGCTTTGACCGCGAGAAAAATTTATTGCTTCTTTCAAACGAAGGCGGTATGATTTACTTTTTTGACACAAAAGAGAAAAAATTCTTACGCGAAAAAAGTATCCACAAAGACAATGTCTTCAATGTAGCCTTTGTAGGCGAGAGGGTGATAACTGGCTCAAACGACAAAACCTGCTACTACGAAAACGCAAGAGAGTCTAAGCTTTTCGAAACTGGCTTTATCGTGTATAGCGTGGCATTAAGCGAGGATTTTGGCGCATTTACGACACTTGATGGCATAAATATCATAAACAAAGCTGGAAGCATCATCAAAAAAATCCCTTATGATGGCGAAATCATAAACAACATGACATTTTATGGCGATCACTTAGTTGGCGCAGGATACGACAAAACAATTCATTTTTGGAGTTATAAATGAACATTTCAAGTGTGATAATCTACACAGATAATAAGACGAATTTGGACGAGCTTAGCGCTCTCGTGGCAAAGATAGAGTTTTGCGAAGTCGTGGCTGCACAAGATGGCAAAATCGTAGCGACTATCCAAACCGAGAGCCTAGATCAAGAGCTGGGCGCATTTAAGGCCATGCAAGCCCTAAAAGGCGTAAGCGATGTAGCTATGATATACTCATACCAAGACCTAGACGAACAAATCGACGCCGCGAACAGCAACAATATAGAAGAGATTATGCAAAAAATCGACGAAGAACCAGAAATCAAAAAAATCAAATACGGCGGTAGTTTAAATATCTAAATTTACCTCTTTTTAAAGGCCGAATTTGGCAGAATTTGGCCTTTTAAAATTTAGCGACAATCAGAGAGACCTAGTGTAAAATCCATGAAATATTCATTATCAAAATTATAAGTAAATGTAGCCTTGAAATTTTTATTTTTAATATCTGAATTGCAATATTGTTCTTTTACGCCGTTTTTAAAATTTTGTTTAAACAAATCAAAATCTTGCTCCACGAAATCCCGCCAAGAGATATTTTGCATATTTTGCACATCGTTTAAATCATAAAAATAAATTACTTTCTTTGTTTTTGGATTACACTCTATATTTGTTAAAGTGGTTGCATCATCTAGTCTGGTTGGCAATTTTGTCTTTATTTCATTTTGCAATCTGCAAATTTCCTCATCACCCATAAATTTTTGTTTAAACTGTATATATCCGAATTTTCCCAGCATAAAAGCCATAAAAAATATAACAATACTAAATAAATTTTTCATTTTTTCTCCAAATTTTATTTTTTAATAATGCTAGAAAATAAATTTTTAAAACAATAAACTATATTTTTTTGCCCCAAAACTACTATTTGAAGGACATATACTATACCAAACACTATCGCAGATGTTTTTACTCTACCCAAATAATACCTAGCACTTCCTCTATATTCTGTCAAAGACCAACGAATAAGAAAATAGCAGAAACATACAAACGCAACAAAATATAAAATCCTAAAAATATTTATCACAAAATTTTCATTAAGTTGTAAATTTGAAATTTTCTGCTTAAATTTTTCTGTTTTATCTAAAATTTTAAAATTTTCTTCTTTTTGAGTGTCGGCGACATTGATATATTTCGCTAAGTAATTTGTATCATTTTCTTTAAAATTCTCTTGTTTTTTGCGCACCTGCTCTTGTAAAAATCATAACGACAAACTCGCTCGCAAAAGCTAAAATCAGCAGATACCCCATATACTCCTCGCTCACAATACCCAAAGCAATAGCGAAAAATGGGATATAAAATAGCTTTTGAAGAAGAATTTCAACCATTTCTTTGTAAAAAAGAAAGCAAGTAACACCACATATTCCAGCGACGATAGAAATAGATAAGGCTGATTCTTGCGTTACTAAAATTGCGCCTCCTAGCAAGTTAGACCCTATGCCTGATGCTATGAAAAATGCAAATAGTTTTTTGCTACTTGCAAATTTGCCAATCATATAAATCACATAAATTCTACATAACCCCCCAATGAATAGAAAAAATTTACCTATACTCGTATCATCTGAATTTTCAAAAAACACTTTAAGAACCAAGCCGAAAATCAAAATCGCATTAGCAACTAAAAAATCTTTTTTAATTTTATAAAATTCATCTATTTTTGGAGTTTGCTTAGGTTTTATCGTTTGAAATGATTTTTTATTTTTTATTTCATACACAACATGGCCTTTTTTAAAAAATTCAGCCATTATACCCCCCCCCTTAAATTAGATTTAAACATTAAAACACATAAATTATATTTACATTATTGTTTTTTGACATAGGATAAAAATGTGATTTTTGTTTAATTTTGTTAATGGGTAAATTTGAAATAGTAAATTTGAATAAAATTTATGGTGCGACCAGCGAGATTTGAACTCGCACACGCGAAGCGCACTACCCCCTCAAGATAGCGTGTCTACCAATTCCACCATGGTCG is part of the Campylobacter sp. VBCF_01 NA2 genome and harbors:
- the napG gene encoding ferredoxin-type protein NapG, whose protein sequence is MERREVLGLLGLLVAGGSGFCEFARAEDKIRLRPPGALDEKEFMSKCIRCGLCVEACPFDTLKLAEFGDSGVPNGTPFFQPRLTPCYMCQDIPCTVACPTSALDKQKVSENDKLNINKAQMGVAVVDQKNCVAYFGIQCDACYRACPVMDKALFIEYKRNTRTEKHAFLLPVVDSDYCTGCGKCEKACITEKAAITVLPRNSVLGKVNDNYVKGWIEGDDAKLKDADSQINLNLKKGIDYLNGGEL
- the napH gene encoding quinol dehydrogenase ferredoxin subunit NapH; translated protein: MKYTLLRRLVQFLILGLFIAGNCYGFKILQGNLSSSVLFGVINLSDPFAVLQLFLASFSLGALSIVGALIIFAFYALIAPRAFCGWVCPINILTDLAAWIRKVLNIQTKMFSVSKNARYYLLVLVLLCSGLFSIAAFEILNFVGFFTRAVVSLSVSAFSIAAIIVIFEIFAGNRIICSHICPLGGFWAIASKFSLIRIYHNANKCTKCNKCKSVCPEVQVLKMVSKESFKIDSECISCGRCVQICDDDALNFSILGVKK
- a CDS encoding nitrate reductase cytochrome c-type subunit, whose protein sequence is MKKKFAFLSLVAATICCLGLSGCQDEKGKASSNTNQPVAQTQAASAPATTNEVKAEAPKAEVAPAAAPQEPAAPAPVVEKKEDIPNLELAQSPKFREDYTNENLTLPTYEVKGGAPGENMVFERSFENAPPLIPHTLDDMLPITAENNMCTTCHLPEAAQAMQIKSVPQSHLADLRDENQKSLDGALSMARYDCVSCHVIQTNATELVQNKFEADFSRFADSNTSSNLLDILNQGADIK
- a CDS encoding WD40 repeat domain-containing protein, producing MKKLFVAFIFLATFLFANDKVIVDGNIAILKQMDEKIYAGTDTGKLFSISGSDENATLVLALPQVKSYVDGDIDSKVIDVDKLGEKFALLINGDYMHKKLAVYENGTLDTFDLPITGIKRLFLLDSNTIVLLGVGSEILYYDIASKSVKFEHKISDSPFGGVSFDREKNLLLLSNEGGMIYFFDTKEKKFLREKSIHKDNVFNVAFVGERVITGSNDKTCYYENARESKLFETGFIVYSVALSEDFGAFTTLDGINIINKAGSIIKKIPYDGEIINNMTFYGDHLVGAGYDKTIHFWSYK
- a CDS encoding chaperone NapD; its protein translation is MNISSVIIYTDNKTNLDELSALVAKIEFCEVVAAQDGKIVATIQTESLDQELGAFKAMQALKGVSDVAMIYSYQDLDEQIDAANSNNIEEIMQKIDEEPEIKKIKYGGSLNI